The Euphorbia lathyris chromosome 2, ddEupLath1.1, whole genome shotgun sequence genome includes a window with the following:
- the LOC136220946 gene encoding gibberellin 2-beta-dioxygenase 8, translating into MSQTHNELNLLESYPPDFLNQNTKDDETLEQEEEVAENDPLLPVIDLENLSLENLREACKNWGLFRLVNHGIPLTLLTQLEDQSKIIFSQPFDSKKELKSSPLSYFWGTPALTRTGTAVSGPKNINRVEGFNVPLSQLSLFQSLDPTLYSFRLLLEEYGKHVGRIATTIFKAMLETLNLNPDKQHPNTSYLSESTGFLRVYRYPQTSMAETNWGMKAHTDSSVLSILSQEQMEVGAGGLQLLKDDKWLDIPPLPHTLVLNLGDMMQVISDDAYKSATHRVKANKRQDRYSICYFVFPDDQTVISSSNYKPFTYGDFRDQVQEDIKTLGFKVGLDRFKLADHD; encoded by the exons ATGTCTCAAACTCATAATGAACTGAACCTTCTGGAATCCTACCCTCCTGATTTCCTCAACCAAAACACTAAAGATGATGAAACActagaacaagaagaagaagttgcTGAAAATGATCCTCTGCTTCCGGTTATAGATCTCGAAAATCTGAGTCTGGAAAATCTGAGAGAAGCTTGTAAGAACTGGGGTCTGTTTCGGTTGGTCAACCACGGAATTCCTTTGACCCTTTTGACTCAGCTTGAAGATCAATCTAAGATTATATTTTCTCAACCGTTCGATTCGAAGAAAGAGCTGAAGAGCAGCCCATTATCGTACTTTTGGGGAACACCTGCTCTAACACGAACAGGAACAGCGGTGTCAGGTCCGAAGAATATAAACAGGGTCGAAGGTTTCAATGTTCCTCTTAGTCAACTTTCTCTGTTTCAATCTTTAGATCCCACTCTTTATTCTTTCAG GCTTCTGCTGGAGGAATATGGAAAGCACGTAGGTAGAATCGCCACAACTATATTCAAAGCAATGCTTGAAACACTTAATCTGAATCCTGATAAGCAACATCCAAACACCTCTTACTTATCAGAATCCACCGGTTTTTTACGTGTTTATCGGTACCCTCAAACCTCCATGGCTGAGACTAATTGGGGTATGAAAGCTCACACAGATAGTTCAGTTCTCTCCATCCTCAGCCAAGAACAAATGGAAGTGGGTGCAGGTGGACTTCAACTTCTCAAGGATGATAAATGGCTTGACATTCCTCCCCTTCCTCATACACTTGTTCTCAATCTTGGAGATATGATGCAG GTGATAAGCGATGATGCCTATAAGAGCGCTACGCACAGAGTGAAGGCAAACAAAAGGCAGGATAGATATTCAATATGCTACTTTGTTTTCCCGGATGATCAAACTGTTATAAGTAGCTCCAACTATAAACCTTTTACTTACGGTGATTTTCGAGACCAAGTTCAAGAAGATATAAAGACTCTGGGTTTTAAGGTTGGACTTGACAGGTTCAAGCTCGCCGATCACGATTAG